In Mustela lutreola isolate mMusLut2 chromosome 1, mMusLut2.pri, whole genome shotgun sequence, one genomic interval encodes:
- the ENDOD1 gene encoding endonuclease domain-containing 1 protein: protein MRTARWLALGSLLALAGLLEGRLVGEEEAGFGECDRFFYAGTPPAGLAAEPHVKICQRFEGAERFATLYSRRDRIPVYSAFRAARPAAAGAEPRWLVEPQIDDPTSHLEEASDEADAVTSVNSLGSQQALSTDYLDSDEQSGQVYPVSLSDDFQVATFALTNAAPMAPSFRERWYRDLRSLMERALTPQCGGGADLYILAGAVPSRRKVKDRVAIPAFVWLAACCAAPGAGWAMGFVQHARDGDIIEDVMVPELEKLLPSSPRLFQDNCGEAQQDTERMKKILEVVNQVQDEERTAQTKEDARPLSGPQGEGSALLPPEPAEEGRGLLGKLMGLLATPVIKLFQLFYYIAVGVLKNIMYVLWFVTKQVCNGIESCLYHLGSATISYFLAIGEELASIPWKVLKVTVKIIRAVLRILCCLLKAVCRILGIPVRVLVDVATFPMHTIGAVPLVCKDIAMGLGGTLSLLFDAAFGTMGSLFQVIFSICKRIGYRVTFDNSGEL, encoded by the exons ATGAGGACCGCGCGCTGGCtcgcgctgggcagcctcctcgCCCTGGCCGGGCTGCTGGAAGGCCGGCTCGTGGGCGAGGAGGAAGCCGGCTTCGGTGAATGCGACCGGTTCTTCTACGCCGGGACACCGCCTGCGGGGCTGGCGGCCGAGCCCCACGTGAAGATCTGTCAGCGCTTCGAGGGCGCCGAGCGCTTCGCCACCCTGTACAGCCGCCGGGACCGCATCCCCGTGTACTCGGCGTTCCGCGCCGCGCGCCCCGCGGCTGCCGGCGCCGAGCCCCGCTGGCTGGTGGAGCCGCAG ATCGACGACCCCACCAGCCACCTCGAGGAGGCAAGTGATGAGGCTGATGCCGTCACCTCTGTGAACAGCCTGGGAAGCCAGCAGGCCCTCAGCACAGATTACTTGGACTCCGATGAGCAAAGCGGACAGGTGTACCCAGTCTCCCTTAGCGATGATTTCCAAGTGGCTACGTTCGCGCTCACAAACGCAGCTCCGATGGCCCCGTCCTTCCGCGAGCGGTGGTACCGGGATCTGCGCAGCCTGATGGAGCGGGCCCTGACCCCGCAGTGCGGCGGCGGGGCGGACCTGTATATCCTTGCCGGCGCCGTGCCCTCCCGCCGCAAGGTCAAGGACAGAGTGGCCATCCCCGCGTTCGTCTGGCTGGCCGCCTGCTGCGCCGCGCCCGGGGCCGGCTGGGCCATGGGCTTCGTCCAGCACGCGCGCGACGGTGACATCATAGAGGATGTGATGGTGCCCGAGCTCGAGAAACTGCTTCCGTCCAGCCCCCGGCTGTTCCAGGACAACTGCGGCGAAGCCCAACAGGACAcggagagaatgaaaaaaatcctGGAAGTGGTTAACCAAGTCCAGGATGAAGAGCGAACGGCGCAGACCAAAGAGGACGCTCGTCCTCTCTCCGGCCCCCAGGGCGAGGGCTCCGCGCTGCTGCCTCCGGAGCCggctgaggaggggaggggccttCTGGGCAAGCTGATGGGCCTCCTCGCCACGCCCGTCATCAAGCTTTTCCAACTGTTTTATTACATTGCCGTGGGCGTCCTGAAGAACATTATGTACGTCCTGTGGTTTGTTACCAAGCAAGTGTGTAACGGCATAGAAAGTTGCCTTTACCACTTGGGTTCAGCCACCATCTCCTACTTCTTGGCCATCGGGGAAGAGTTGGCCAGCATTCCCTGGAAGGTACTCAAAGTCACGGTCAAAATCATCAGGGCCGTTCTACGGATCCTTTGTTGTCTGCTGAAGGCTGTTTGCCGCATTCTGGGCATTCCGGTCCGAGTCCTTGTGGACGTGGCCACTTTCCCCATGCACACCATAGGCGCGGTTCCACTTGTGTGCAAGGACATCGCCATGGGCCTGGGCGGcaccctctctctgctctttgaCGCTGCTTTTGGCACTATGGGGAGCCTGTTTCAGGTTATTTTTAGTATCTGCAAGAGGATTGGCTACCGGGTTACTTTTGACAATTCAGGGGAGTTATAG